The DNA window CCCCGACTTGCGCTTCGAAGTCGGTTCGATGGACGCCCTGGACCTGGCCGACGCCACCCTGGGCGGCATCGTGTCCTGGTACTCGGTGATCCATGCCGCCCCGCGGGAAATACCCTCGTACTTCGCCGAGTTCCGCCGGGTCCTGGCCCCCGAAGGCATCCTCCTGCTCGGCTTCTTCGAGTCCGGGGGCGGGCCCGTGGCGGCGTTCGACCACAAGGTGACGACGGCCTACCGATGGCCGATCGACGACCTCGCCGGGCTGGCCGGCGAGGCCGGGTTCGCCGAAGTCGGCCGGATGCTGCGCGAGCCCCGCGAAGGGGAGCGGTTTCGCCGGGGTCACCTGCTGATGCAGGCGCAGGACCGGTAGCACCCCCGGGCCACGGCTCCCCCGGCACCCCTCCCTCCGGAGGGGTGCCGGGCAACATGCGGGGGCGCGGGTGGGGCTACCGCGCGGCTACTTCGGCATCAGGACGGTGTCGATGATGTAGACGTTCGCGTTGGCGGTCTTGACGTTGCCGCAGACCACCGAGGCGCTGCCGTTGACCTTGTAGGCCTCGCCCGAGCCCTTGGTGGTGACCATGCCCTTCTGCAGGGTTGCGAAGGTGCCGTTGTCCAGCTGCCGCGGCGTCAGCTTCTGGCCGACGACGTGGTAGGTGAGGATCTTCGTCAGCATCGCCTTGTCGGCGAGGACCTTGTCGAGGTCGGCCTTCGGGATCTTCGCGAACGCCGCGTTGGTCGGGGCGAAGACGGTGATGTTCTCGGCGTTGTTGAGGGTGTCGACGAGACCTGCCTGCTTGACCGCGGTGACCAGGGTGGACAGGGCCGGGTTGTTGGAGGCGGCGGTGGCGACCGGGTCCTCGGCCATGCCGTCGAAGGAGCCCGCGCCTTCCTTCGGGACTCCGGAACAGGCCGGGCCGAAGGGCTCGTCGGCCGTCACCGAGTCGGCAGGCGGCGCCTCGCCGGTGTTGGCCGAGTCGCCGGCGGTCGCGGCGGGAGCGGCCGAGGTGTCGCTGGAGGAGTCGGAGCAGGCTGCCAGTGCGAAGGGCAGCAGGACGGCTGCGGCGACGGCGATCCCGGTACGGCGGACCTTCGTGTTGTTCATGGTTCTCCTTGAGGGGGTTCGGTTCGGTTCTCTGGGGTGTTTCTTCCGGACCCGCGCCGGACGGTGAGGCGCGGTCCGGTGGTCTAGGGGACGGTGACGAACACGCTGTGCCAGCCGCTCGATCCGTCGGGGACGGTGCGGGCGCGCTGCTCGGTCTGCGTCTGGCCGGTGCCGTCGGTGGCGCGGACGGCGATGGTGTGGCCGCCCGGAGCGGCCTGCCAGCGGTAGGACCACTGCCGCCAGGTGTCGACGGTGTCCTCGGCCGCCAACTCGGCGTCCTGCCAGGGGCCGTCGTCGATACGGACCTCGACGCGGGTGATGCCGCGGCGCTGGGCCCAGGCGACGCCGGCGACCATCACGGTGCCGGCGGCGGGACGGGCGAAGGGCTTGGGGGTGTCGATGCGGGACTGGGTCTTGACCGGCGCCCGCCGGGCCCACTTGCGTTGGACCCAGTACGGGTCGTAGGCGTCAAAGGTGGTCAGCTCGATGTCCTCGATCCACTTGCAGGCGGAGACGTAGCCGTAGAGGCCGGGGACGACCATGCGGACGGGGAAGCCGTGGTCGAAGGGGAGCGGTTCGCCGTTCATGCCGAGCGCGAGGAGCGCGTCCCGGCCGTCCATGACGTCCTCGACCGGGGAGCCGAGGGTCATGCCGTCC is part of the Streptomyces subrutilus genome and encodes:
- a CDS encoding class I SAM-dependent methyltransferase, which encodes MTELPSHLRTTADAYDAVAVLYADLVRDSLDDLPLDRAVLAAFAELARDAAAGPVAELGCGPGYLTAHLRNLELDVFGVDVSPVMIGLARAAYPDLRFEVGSMDALDLADATLGGIVSWYSVIHAAPREIPSYFAEFRRVLAPEGILLLGFFESGGGPVAAFDHKVTTAYRWPIDDLAGLAGEAGFAEVGRMLREPREGERFRRGHLLMQAQDR
- a CDS encoding fasciclin domain-containing protein — its product is MNNTKVRRTGIAVAAAVLLPFALAACSDSSSDTSAAPAATAGDSANTGEAPPADSVTADEPFGPACSGVPKEGAGSFDGMAEDPVATAASNNPALSTLVTAVKQAGLVDTLNNAENITVFAPTNAAFAKIPKADLDKVLADKAMLTKILTYHVVGQKLTPRQLDNGTFATLQKGMVTTKGSGEAYKVNGSASVVCGNVKTANANVYIIDTVLMPK